A single region of the Kocuria rosea genome encodes:
- a CDS encoding DUF47 domain-containing protein: MALRIFPEDELVLDLLADMSGQVTETVRLLSELMGSPETDTATLDAIRECEARSTDLYFSVMTTVRSTFVIPIPRQDVYILGHWLNKAAEELLAVAEAHVAYALSRPPSYATDQLGVIERMSELTTRAMRDLGSLQGLDDYWYEMLRLGKQSERIYQLHMGHLLENHKAIPAMRRERAVRRFAGAARALVRVSTEVGRIVVAES; encoded by the coding sequence ATGGCGCTTCGCATCTTCCCGGAGGACGAGCTGGTCCTGGACCTGCTGGCCGACATGTCGGGACAGGTGACGGAGACCGTGCGGCTCCTGTCCGAGCTGATGGGCTCCCCCGAGACGGACACCGCGACCCTCGACGCGATCCGCGAGTGCGAGGCCCGCTCCACCGACCTGTACTTCTCCGTGATGACCACGGTGCGCTCCACGTTCGTGATCCCCATCCCCCGGCAGGACGTCTACATCCTGGGCCACTGGCTCAACAAGGCCGCGGAGGAGCTGCTGGCGGTCGCGGAGGCGCACGTCGCCTACGCCCTCAGCCGGCCGCCCTCCTACGCCACGGACCAGCTCGGGGTGATCGAGCGGATGTCCGAGCTGACCACCCGGGCGATGCGCGACCTCGGCAGCCTCCAGGGCCTGGACGACTACTGGTACGAGATGCTCCGGCTGGGCAAGCAGTCCGAGCGCATCTACCAGCTGCACATGGGCCACCTGCTCGAGAACCACAAGGCGATCCCCGCGATGCGGCGCGAGCGCGCCGTCCGGCGCTTCGCCGGGGCCGCCCGGGCCCTGGTGCGGGTCTCGACCGAGGTGGGCCGCATCGTCGTGGCGGAGTCCTGA
- a CDS encoding inorganic phosphate transporter, translating to MLTALTVLGIALAVTHTVVNGFHDAPNALALPVRFRALTPRVGLVFTALVNVAGVWAAAYLLADWVITGVPVPHSVVGSATIVCALVTTIGWNLLTWRWGMPSSSTTALAGGLLGALLGARAVGLPAVDPLTATAFYQVVVPLVLAPLVAYAAAWVLVVPLLHLLRHSEPDATTFRSRLVLAIGAAAVSFGHGIHHGRRAVWVLATLLLCAGLQDPLAGGAGPWLFLLVATGLAVGTLFGAWRIAYTLSSRMITIDPFRGAVAQGVAGSLLFLGGTLIPVPMSTSQTTAAAILGAGRQQRFHTVNVRVVRRVLLVWVLTVPACGVLSGTLLLALSPLL from the coding sequence GTGCTGACGGCCCTGACCGTCCTCGGGATCGCCCTGGCCGTGACCCACACCGTCGTCAACGGTTTCCACGACGCCCCCAACGCCCTCGCCCTGCCGGTGCGCTTCCGCGCGCTCACGCCCCGGGTGGGCCTGGTGTTCACCGCCCTCGTCAACGTCGCCGGCGTGTGGGCCGCCGCGTACCTGCTCGCGGACTGGGTCATCACGGGCGTCCCCGTGCCGCACAGCGTGGTGGGCTCCGCGACGATCGTCTGCGCCCTGGTGACCACGATCGGCTGGAACCTGCTCACGTGGCGGTGGGGCATGCCCAGCTCCTCGACCACGGCACTGGCCGGCGGGCTGCTCGGCGCCCTGCTGGGCGCCCGCGCCGTGGGGCTCCCGGCGGTGGACCCGCTCACGGCCACGGCCTTCTACCAGGTCGTCGTGCCCCTGGTGCTGGCGCCGCTGGTCGCCTACGCCGCGGCCTGGGTGCTCGTGGTCCCCCTGCTGCACCTGCTGCGGCACTCGGAGCCGGACGCCACCACGTTCCGCTCCCGGCTCGTCCTGGCCATCGGGGCGGCGGCCGTCTCCTTCGGGCACGGCATCCACCACGGCCGCCGAGCCGTCTGGGTCCTCGCCACGCTGCTGCTGTGCGCCGGCCTCCAGGACCCGCTGGCGGGCGGGGCCGGCCCCTGGCTGTTCCTGCTCGTGGCGACCGGACTGGCCGTGGGCACCCTGTTCGGGGCCTGGCGGATCGCCTACACCCTGTCCTCCCGGATGATCACGATCGACCCGTTCCGCGGCGCGGTGGCCCAGGGCGTGGCCGGGTCCCTGCTGTTCCTGGGCGGGACGCTGATCCCCGTGCCGATGTCCACGTCCCAGACCACGGCCGCCGCGATCCTGGGCGCGGGACGGCAGCAGCGCTTCCACACGGTCAACGTCCGGGTGGTGCGGCGGGTCCTGCTGGTGTGGGTCCTCACCGTCCCGGCCTGCGGCGTGCTCTCCGGGACGCTCCTGCTCGCCCTCTCACCGCTGCTCTAG
- the pstB gene encoding phosphate ABC transporter ATP-binding protein PstB: protein MSKRIDVDHLNVYYGDFLAVEDVGMGIDARSVTAFIGPSGCGKSTFLRTLNRMHEVIPGARAEGQVLLDGEDLYGPGVDPVVVRSMIGMVFQRPNPFPTMSIRDNVLAGVKLNSKRISRGDADALVESSLQGANLWNEVKDRLDKPGSSLSGGQQQRLCIARAIAVKPDVILMDEPASALDPISTLAIEDLINELKQDYTVVIVTHNMQQAARISDRTAFFNIQGTGKPGKLIEYGPTSEIFSNPREKQTEDYVSGRFG from the coding sequence ATGTCCAAGCGAATCGACGTCGACCACCTCAATGTCTACTACGGCGACTTCCTGGCCGTCGAGGACGTCGGCATGGGGATCGACGCCCGGTCGGTGACCGCGTTCATCGGCCCGTCCGGCTGCGGCAAGTCGACCTTCCTGCGCACCCTCAACCGCATGCACGAGGTCATTCCCGGCGCCCGCGCCGAGGGCCAGGTGCTCCTCGACGGGGAGGACCTCTACGGCCCCGGCGTGGACCCCGTGGTGGTGCGCTCCATGATCGGGATGGTCTTCCAGCGCCCCAACCCGTTCCCCACCATGTCCATCCGCGACAACGTGCTCGCGGGCGTGAAGCTCAACAGCAAGCGGATCTCGCGCGGTGACGCCGACGCGCTCGTGGAGAGCTCCCTGCAGGGCGCCAACCTGTGGAACGAGGTCAAGGACCGCCTCGACAAGCCCGGCTCGAGCCTCTCCGGCGGCCAGCAGCAGCGCCTGTGCATCGCCCGGGCGATCGCGGTCAAGCCGGACGTGATCCTCATGGACGAGCCGGCCTCCGCCCTGGACCCGATCTCCACGCTCGCGATCGAGGACCTGATCAACGAGCTCAAGCAGGACTACACCGTGGTGATCGTGACCCACAACATGCAGCAGGCCGCGCGGATCTCGGACCGGACCGCGTTCTTCAACATCCAGGGCACCGGCAAGCCGGGCAAGCTCATCGAGTACGGCCCCACCTCCGAGATCTTCAGCAACCCCCGGGAGAAGCAGACGGAGGACTACGTCTCCGGCCGCTTCGGCTGA
- the pstA gene encoding phosphate ABC transporter permease PstA — protein MSSTAFRSPTPVRPSSPRRSMLTRNQKPKWLVPVIGAGAVVVGAALAALLGFSTALWAVLAAAVFLVAAPIVVSMIEGGRKGADSLMTYLVYTAFVLAVIPLISVIWTVLANGLPGLTSNLLLTSMNGVTGATDNAAAAGDGPVLGGAYHAIVGTVSITFWATLLSVPIGLLTAIYLVEYSRGGWLGRGITFFVDVMTGIPSIVAGLFAAALFGLLFGPSTRFGFVAAVALTVLMIPTVVKNTEEMLKIVPNELREAAYALGVRKWRTILKVVIPTAISGIASGVTLAIARVIGETAPLLVTAGFATAINWNSFSGWMTTLPTFIYYQIMTPTSPTSPDPSQQRAWAAALLLILIVMLLNLVARLVARAFAPKVAGR, from the coding sequence ATGTCCTCCACCGCCTTCCGCAGTCCCACGCCCGTGCGCCCGTCCTCGCCCCGCCGGTCGATGCTCACCCGCAACCAGAAGCCGAAGTGGCTGGTGCCCGTGATCGGTGCCGGCGCCGTGGTGGTGGGCGCCGCCCTCGCGGCGCTCCTGGGCTTCTCCACGGCCCTCTGGGCCGTTCTCGCCGCCGCGGTCTTCCTGGTCGCCGCGCCGATCGTCGTCTCGATGATCGAGGGCGGGCGCAAGGGCGCGGACTCCCTGATGACCTACCTCGTCTACACGGCCTTCGTCCTCGCGGTGATCCCGCTGATCTCCGTGATCTGGACGGTGCTCGCCAACGGGCTCCCCGGGCTGACCTCCAACCTGCTGCTGACGTCCATGAACGGTGTCACCGGCGCCACGGACAACGCCGCGGCCGCCGGGGACGGCCCGGTGCTGGGCGGTGCGTACCACGCGATCGTGGGCACCGTGTCCATCACCTTCTGGGCCACCCTGCTGTCGGTCCCGATCGGCCTGCTGACGGCCATCTACCTCGTGGAGTACTCGCGGGGCGGCTGGCTGGGGCGGGGCATCACGTTCTTCGTGGACGTCATGACGGGCATCCCCTCCATCGTGGCCGGCCTGTTCGCCGCGGCCCTCTTCGGCCTCCTGTTCGGCCCGTCCACCCGCTTCGGCTTCGTCGCGGCGGTCGCGCTGACCGTGCTGATGATCCCCACGGTCGTGAAGAACACCGAGGAGATGCTGAAGATCGTCCCCAACGAGCTCCGCGAGGCCGCCTACGCCCTGGGCGTGCGCAAGTGGCGGACGATCCTCAAGGTGGTCATCCCCACGGCGATCTCCGGGATCGCCTCCGGCGTGACCCTGGCGATCGCCCGGGTCATCGGGGAGACCGCTCCGCTGCTCGTCACCGCCGGCTTCGCGACCGCCATCAACTGGAACTCGTTCTCCGGGTGGATGACCACGCTGCCCACGTTCATCTACTACCAGATCATGACGCCCACGTCCCCGACGAGCCCGGACCCCTCGCAGCAGCGGGCGTGGGCCGCGGCGCTGCTGCTGATCCTGATCGTGATGCTGCTCAACCTCGTCGCCCGACTGGTCGCGAGGGCGTTCGCCCCCAAGGTCGCCGGCCGCTGA
- the pstC gene encoding phosphate ABC transporter permease subunit PstC produces the protein MSTTVTTRKTAAGGKAGDSIFSGLSLGAGVLILAVLAAVALFLFLQALPTFQAPAEEISGGAGFWSYIWPMVIGTVIAAVIALVIATPIGVLVALYISHYAPARIAKPVGYVIDLLAAIPSVIYGAWGTTVLASSVVPFYDWLSTNLGFVPIFGGPASQTGKTMLTAGIVLAIMILPIITAMSRELFVQTPKLHEEAALALGATRWEMIRMTVLPFARPGIISAVMLALGRALGETMAVALVLSSGPLTASLVQSGNQTIAAEIALNFPEAYGLRLSELIAAGLILFVITLVVNMIARAIVARYKEFSGAN, from the coding sequence ATGTCCACCACCGTCACCACCAGGAAGACCGCCGCCGGCGGCAAGGCGGGCGACTCGATCTTCTCCGGGCTCAGCCTCGGGGCCGGCGTGCTGATCCTCGCCGTCCTGGCGGCCGTGGCGCTGTTCCTGTTCCTGCAGGCGCTGCCCACCTTCCAGGCCCCGGCCGAGGAGATCTCCGGCGGGGCCGGCTTCTGGTCCTACATCTGGCCGATGGTCATCGGCACGGTGATCGCGGCCGTGATCGCCCTGGTGATCGCCACCCCGATCGGCGTGCTGGTGGCCCTGTACATCTCGCACTACGCGCCGGCACGGATCGCCAAGCCCGTGGGGTACGTCATCGACCTGCTGGCGGCGATCCCGTCGGTGATCTACGGAGCCTGGGGCACCACGGTCCTGGCCTCCTCGGTGGTGCCCTTCTACGACTGGCTCTCGACCAACCTCGGGTTCGTCCCGATCTTCGGCGGCCCCGCGTCCCAGACCGGCAAGACCATGCTCACGGCCGGGATCGTGCTGGCCATCATGATCCTGCCGATCATCACGGCGATGTCCCGGGAGCTGTTCGTGCAGACCCCGAAGCTCCACGAGGAGGCGGCGCTGGCCCTCGGCGCCACCCGGTGGGAGATGATCCGGATGACGGTGCTGCCCTTCGCCCGCCCCGGCATCATCTCCGCGGTGATGCTCGCCCTGGGGCGCGCGCTGGGTGAGACCATGGCGGTGGCCCTGGTGCTCTCGAGCGGACCGCTCACCGCGTCCCTCGTTCAGTCCGGCAACCAGACCATCGCGGCGGAGATCGCCCTCAACTTCCCGGAGGCCTACGGCCTGCGGCTGTCCGAGCTCATCGCCGCCGGACTGATCCTCTTCGTGATCACCCTGGTCGTGAACATGATCGCCCGCGCCATCGTCGCCCGCTACAAGGAATTCTCGGGAGCCAACTGA
- the pstS gene encoding phosphate ABC transporter substrate-binding protein PstS, which translates to MKVSHLGRSAAVLAIGSLALTACGSDNATGEGSGSTETSAAGAGVSGTLTGIGASSQQAAMTAWQNGFQEANPEATVQYSPDGSGAGREAFTAGGADFAGSDAYLDDEEYEASKEVCGPDGGFHVPAYISPIAVAFNLPGVDTVNMDGETIAQVFTGEITEWNDPAIAEQNPDAELPETPITVVHRNDESGTTENFQEYLAAAAPGVWTEEVSGNWPSQWAAENNKGTAGVVQSTTATEGAITYADASAVGDLGTVAVGVGEEYVNYSPEAASAAVENSSPVEGRAEYDMAMDLERDTTESGTYPIVLVSYEIFCPQYDSQETADLAKAFGEYVISEEGQQAASEAAGSAPMSESLRTAAQEAIDQITVAG; encoded by the coding sequence GTGAAGGTTTCCCACCTCGGCCGTTCCGCAGCCGTTCTCGCCATCGGCTCGCTCGCGCTCACCGCGTGCGGTTCGGACAACGCCACGGGCGAAGGCTCCGGCTCCACCGAGACCTCGGCCGCCGGCGCCGGCGTCTCCGGCACGCTGACGGGTATCGGCGCGTCCTCGCAGCAGGCCGCCATGACCGCGTGGCAGAACGGCTTCCAGGAGGCCAACCCCGAGGCCACGGTGCAGTACTCCCCGGACGGCTCGGGTGCCGGCCGCGAGGCCTTCACCGCCGGCGGGGCGGACTTCGCGGGCTCCGACGCCTACCTCGACGACGAGGAGTACGAGGCGTCGAAGGAGGTCTGCGGCCCCGACGGCGGCTTCCACGTCCCGGCCTACATCTCCCCGATCGCGGTGGCCTTCAACCTGCCCGGCGTCGACACCGTGAACATGGACGGCGAGACCATCGCCCAGGTCTTCACCGGCGAGATCACCGAGTGGAACGACCCCGCGATCGCCGAGCAGAACCCCGACGCGGAGCTGCCGGAGACCCCGATCACCGTGGTGCACCGCAACGACGAGTCCGGCACCACCGAGAACTTCCAGGAGTACCTGGCCGCGGCCGCCCCCGGGGTGTGGACCGAGGAGGTCTCCGGCAACTGGCCGTCCCAGTGGGCCGCGGAGAACAACAAGGGCACCGCCGGAGTGGTCCAGTCCACCACCGCCACCGAGGGCGCCATCACCTACGCGGACGCCTCCGCCGTGGGCGACCTCGGCACCGTGGCCGTGGGCGTCGGCGAGGAGTATGTGAACTACTCCCCGGAGGCCGCCTCCGCCGCCGTCGAGAACTCCTCCCCGGTCGAGGGCCGCGCCGAGTACGACATGGCGATGGACCTGGAGCGCGACACCACCGAGTCCGGGACCTACCCGATCGTGCTCGTGTCCTACGAGATCTTCTGCCCGCAGTACGATTCCCAGGAGACCGCTGACCTCGCGAAGGCGTTCGGCGAGTACGTCATCAGCGAGGAGGGGCAGCAGGCGGCGTCCGAGGCCGCCGGTTCCGCTCCCATGTCCGAGAGCCTGCGCACCGCCGCGCAGGAGGCGATCGACCAGATCACGGTCGCCGGCTGA
- a CDS encoding FUSC family protein encodes MQPGNRARAAARAVRSRTRIGVTRVRTGLLQSFQITVASVGAYVIAEQLLGHSGPIFAATAALVALGFAKDGLRYRRVLEVSIGCTLGIAVGDTLIHVLGTGVWQAGVVLMTSILLARFLDNGTLFTTQMGLQSVLVVLLPPSQDGVFARSTDAVVGGLCALAMAYFVPTDPRSQPRQGLRALVDEFSGVLREASRAMEDYDATAAWHALVRARQTQPLVDSVTSGLKSALEIATASPLYRGRRAEVEGIAHSIRYLDLAVRNARVLTRRLASVLNHVTLSDEAVAAMSAALEDLADAVVTLGNALAVASPGSRESYLRQARNELANVAGRLHPGQMGVRTMEGETLVLDMRPMVVDLLEAAGMTHDEARDQLPRLEGWDRA; translated from the coding sequence ATGCAGCCAGGCAACCGTGCGCGAGCCGCGGCCCGCGCGGTGCGCAGCCGCACCCGGATCGGTGTGACGCGGGTCCGGACGGGGCTGCTCCAGAGCTTCCAGATCACGGTCGCCAGCGTCGGCGCCTACGTGATCGCGGAGCAGCTGCTGGGCCACTCCGGGCCCATCTTCGCGGCCACCGCGGCCCTCGTGGCCCTGGGCTTCGCGAAGGACGGGCTGCGCTACCGGCGGGTCCTCGAGGTCTCGATCGGCTGCACCCTCGGCATCGCCGTGGGGGACACGCTGATCCACGTCCTGGGCACGGGCGTCTGGCAGGCCGGCGTGGTCCTGATGACCTCGATCCTGCTCGCCCGCTTCCTGGACAACGGCACGCTGTTCACCACCCAGATGGGGCTGCAGTCGGTGCTCGTGGTCCTGCTGCCGCCGTCCCAGGACGGGGTCTTCGCGCGGTCCACGGACGCGGTCGTGGGCGGGCTGTGCGCCCTGGCCATGGCCTACTTCGTGCCCACGGACCCGCGGAGCCAGCCGCGCCAGGGCCTGCGGGCGCTCGTCGACGAGTTCTCCGGGGTGCTCCGGGAGGCGAGCCGGGCCATGGAGGACTACGACGCCACCGCCGCCTGGCACGCCCTCGTGCGTGCCCGGCAGACCCAGCCGCTGGTGGACTCGGTGACGTCCGGACTGAAGTCGGCCCTCGAGATCGCCACGGCCTCGCCGCTCTACCGCGGCCGCCGCGCGGAGGTCGAGGGGATCGCCCACTCCATCCGCTACCTGGACCTCGCCGTGCGCAACGCCCGGGTGCTCACCCGCCGCCTCGCCTCCGTGCTCAACCACGTGACGCTCTCCGACGAGGCCGTGGCCGCCATGAGCGCCGCCCTCGAGGACCTCGCGGACGCCGTCGTCACCCTGGGCAACGCGCTCGCGGTGGCCTCCCCCGGCTCCCGGGAGAGCTACCTTCGCCAGGCCCGCAACGAGCTGGCGAACGTGGCCGGGCGCCTGCACCCCGGGCAGATGGGGGTGCGCACCATGGAGGGCGAGACCCTGGTGCTGGACATGCGCCCGATGGTCGTGGACCTGCTGGAGGCGGCCGGGATGACGCACGACGAGGCGCGGGACCAGCTCCCCCGGCTCGAGGGCTGGGACCGCGCCTGA
- a CDS encoding arsenate reductase ArsC — MAAAYLSHLSRGRIEVRSAGSAPADSVNPAAVAAMAEEGIDMSAETPKVLTDEAVQDSDVVITMGCGDACPFYPGKRYEDWALADPAGKGVESVRPIRDEIRARIQQLIAELLPGETAG, encoded by the coding sequence ATGGCCGCCGCCTACCTCAGCCACCTCTCCCGGGGGCGCATCGAGGTGCGCTCGGCCGGCTCCGCGCCGGCGGACTCCGTGAACCCGGCCGCCGTGGCGGCGATGGCCGAGGAGGGCATCGACATGAGCGCCGAGACCCCCAAGGTCCTCACCGACGAGGCCGTGCAGGACTCCGACGTGGTCATCACCATGGGCTGCGGGGACGCGTGCCCGTTCTACCCGGGCAAGCGGTACGAGGACTGGGCGCTGGCGGACCCGGCGGGGAAGGGCGTGGAGTCCGTGCGCCCCATCCGGGACGAGATCAGGGCCCGGATCCAGCAGCTGATCGCGGAGCTCCTGCCCGGCGAGACCGCCGGCTGA
- the arsB gene encoding ACR3 family arsenite efflux transporter, translated as MSTTTAPAASHGVMKDLSFLDRWLPAWIIAAMVAGLLLGRFVPGLNTALEAVRIGEVSLPIAIGLLVMMYPVLAKVRYDETHRVAGDKRLMGASLVLNWIVGPALMFALAWIFLPDLPEYRTGLIIVGLARCIAMVLIWNDLACGDREAAAVLVAVNSVFQVIAFGALGWFYLQVLPAWLGLATTSAEFSVWSIVLSVLVFLGIPLVAGFLTRTLGEKARGREWYETTFLPKLGPWALYGLLFTIVLLFALQGDAITSNPWDVARIALPLVVYFFLMFGVALLASRALGLNYAKSTTVAFTAAGNNFELAIAVAIGTFGVTSGQALAGVVGPLIEVPVLVALVYVSLWVGRKLFPGDATVPTR; from the coding sequence ATGAGCACCACCACCGCCCCCGCTGCCTCCCACGGGGTGATGAAGGACCTGTCCTTCCTCGACCGCTGGCTGCCCGCCTGGATCATCGCGGCCATGGTCGCCGGCCTGCTGCTCGGTCGCTTCGTCCCGGGCTTGAACACCGCCCTGGAGGCCGTGCGGATCGGCGAGGTGTCGCTGCCCATCGCGATCGGGCTGCTGGTGATGATGTACCCGGTGCTGGCCAAGGTCCGCTACGACGAGACCCACCGCGTGGCCGGCGACAAGCGCCTGATGGGGGCGTCCCTGGTGCTGAACTGGATCGTCGGGCCGGCGCTGATGTTCGCCCTGGCCTGGATCTTCCTGCCCGACCTGCCCGAGTACCGCACGGGGCTGATCATCGTGGGCCTGGCCCGCTGCATCGCGATGGTGCTGATCTGGAACGACCTCGCCTGCGGGGACCGGGAGGCCGCCGCCGTGCTGGTGGCGGTCAACTCCGTGTTCCAGGTCATCGCCTTCGGCGCCCTGGGCTGGTTCTACCTCCAGGTCCTCCCGGCCTGGCTGGGCCTGGCCACCACCTCGGCCGAGTTCTCGGTGTGGTCGATCGTGCTGAGCGTCCTGGTGTTCCTCGGGATCCCGCTGGTCGCCGGGTTCCTCACCCGCACCCTGGGCGAGAAGGCCAGGGGCCGGGAGTGGTACGAGACCACGTTCCTGCCCAAGCTCGGTCCCTGGGCCCTGTACGGGCTGCTGTTCACCATCGTCCTGCTCTTCGCCCTGCAGGGTGACGCCATCACCTCCAACCCCTGGGACGTGGCCCGGATCGCCCTGCCCCTGGTCGTCTACTTCTTCCTCATGTTCGGGGTGGCCCTGCTGGCCTCCCGGGCGCTGGGACTGAACTACGCGAAGTCCACCACCGTGGCGTTCACCGCCGCCGGCAACAACTTCGAGCTCGCCATCGCCGTGGCCATCGGCACCTTCGGAGTCACCTCCGGACAGGCCCTGGCGGGCGTGGTCGGCCCCCTCATCGAGGTGCCCGTGCTCGTCGCGCTGGTCTACGTGTCCCTGTGGGTGGGCCGGAAGCTCTTCCCCGGCGATGCCACCGTCCCCACCCGCTGA
- a CDS encoding ArsR/SmtB family transcription factor, with protein sequence MTPAPDLDSTADAGTADRCAPGAPATECCSLSGGPMGHDDARRVAGLLKALADPTRLRLLSHVAAQGCDTVCVCSLTDDLGISQPTVSHHMKKLVEAGLLTREQRGKWAHYSVVPGAFAELRAFLDLR encoded by the coding sequence ATGACTCCCGCTCCGGACCTCGACAGCACGGCCGACGCCGGGACCGCCGACCGGTGCGCCCCCGGCGCGCCGGCCACGGAGTGCTGCTCGCTCTCGGGCGGGCCCATGGGTCACGACGACGCCCGGCGCGTGGCGGGCCTGCTCAAGGCCCTGGCCGACCCCACCCGGCTGCGCCTGCTCTCCCACGTGGCCGCCCAGGGCTGCGACACCGTGTGCGTCTGCAGCCTCACGGACGACCTCGGCATCAGCCAGCCCACGGTCAGCCACCACATGAAGAAGCTGGTCGAGGCCGGGCTGCTCACCCGCGAGCAGCGCGGCAAGTGGGCGCACTACTCCGTGGTGCCCGGGGCGTTCGCGGAGCTGCGCGCCTTCCTCGACCTGCGCTGA
- the radA gene encoding DNA repair protein RadA codes for MSTRTRRNSPAYRCTECGWSTAKWVGRCGECQAWGTVEEIGEHKARTTAARSIAEPARPIAQVDATVAASAPTGVPELDRVLGGGLVPGAVVLMAGEPGVGKSTLLLDVAARFAEGAGEGTRDVLYVTGEESAAQVKLRADRIDAVAPTLYLTAETDLATALGHIEKISPRLLVVDSVQTLASAEVEGSAGGVTQVREVAASLIAAAKKRNMTTLLVGHVTKDGSIAGPRLLEHLVDVVCQFEGEKHSRIRLLRAVKNRYGPTDEVGCFDLTETGITSVEDPSGLFVSRTALPVSGTCLTVTLEGRRPLLAEVQALLDRSSTAQPRRATAGLDSQRVAMLLAVLQRRAGVNLAGLDCYVSTVGGVRLTEPSTDLAVAMALASAAQDRPLPQRLVCFGEVGLAGEVRPVPGIGRRIQEVARLGFTHAVVPASPTGPGPVPAGFTVREVTTISDAMELLFPRSAAAPARNRQTAAAV; via the coding sequence ATGAGCACCCGCACCCGCCGCAACTCCCCCGCCTACCGCTGCACCGAGTGCGGCTGGAGCACCGCCAAGTGGGTGGGCCGCTGCGGGGAGTGCCAGGCGTGGGGCACGGTCGAGGAGATCGGCGAGCACAAGGCCCGCACCACGGCCGCCCGGTCGATCGCCGAGCCCGCCCGTCCCATCGCCCAGGTGGACGCCACGGTGGCGGCCTCCGCGCCCACCGGGGTGCCCGAGCTGGACCGGGTCCTCGGCGGCGGACTGGTCCCCGGCGCGGTCGTGCTGATGGCGGGCGAGCCCGGGGTCGGGAAGTCGACGCTGCTGCTCGACGTCGCCGCACGCTTCGCGGAGGGCGCGGGCGAGGGCACCCGCGACGTCCTCTACGTCACCGGCGAGGAGTCCGCGGCGCAGGTGAAGCTGCGCGCGGACCGGATCGACGCCGTGGCGCCCACCCTGTACCTCACCGCCGAGACGGACCTGGCCACGGCGCTGGGCCACATCGAGAAGATCTCCCCCCGCCTGCTCGTGGTCGACTCCGTGCAGACGCTGGCCAGCGCCGAGGTCGAGGGCTCCGCGGGCGGGGTGACGCAGGTCCGGGAGGTCGCCGCCTCCCTGATCGCCGCGGCCAAGAAGCGGAACATGACCACGCTGCTCGTGGGGCACGTGACCAAGGACGGCTCCATCGCCGGGCCGCGACTGCTCGAGCACCTGGTGGACGTCGTGTGCCAGTTCGAGGGCGAGAAGCACTCCCGGATCCGGCTGCTGCGGGCGGTCAAGAACCGCTACGGCCCCACGGACGAGGTCGGCTGCTTCGACCTCACCGAGACCGGGATCACGAGCGTGGAGGACCCCTCGGGCCTGTTCGTCTCCCGCACGGCCCTGCCCGTCTCCGGCACGTGCCTCACGGTGACCCTGGAGGGCCGCCGGCCCCTGCTCGCCGAGGTGCAGGCACTGCTGGACCGCTCCTCCACCGCCCAGCCCCGGCGGGCCACCGCCGGCCTGGACTCCCAGCGGGTCGCCATGCTGCTCGCCGTGCTGCAGCGGCGGGCCGGCGTGAACCTGGCGGGGCTGGACTGCTACGTCTCCACGGTCGGCGGGGTGAGGCTCACGGAGCCGTCCACCGACCTCGCCGTGGCCATGGCGCTGGCCTCGGCCGCGCAGGACCGGCCCCTGCCGCAGCGCCTGGTGTGCTTCGGGGAGGTGGGCCTGGCCGGCGAGGTGCGGCCCGTCCCCGGCATCGGGCGCCGCATCCAGGAGGTCGCCCGGCTGGGCTTCACCCACGCGGTCGTGCCCGCGAGCCCCACCGGCCCGGGCCCCGTCCCGGCGGGGTTCACCGTCCGGGAGGTGACCACCATCA